The Chondrinema litorale genome includes the window TTCCTTATTGTGTAAAACTAAAGCGTTGAGCAACTGGTGAAAAAACTGTTCTTTTTGCAGAGTTGACTCAGACTGCAATAAATAATTTTTGCCATATAAAAGCTGATTTGTAATGTGACTATTGTGGTTATATAGTCTTTCAACAAACTGCATTCCGCCACTTTCTAATTGGGGAAAATCTAATAATTGCTCATGATTCGAGAAATTAGATGAAACAATCTTAGATACAAATTCTGGAGAAAAAAACACACAAAATGATTCTGTTTCTATCTGATTATCAATGGTTAAGTTATACTTACTGCATTCATTTAAAACTAGAAACTTTTCGGGATAAACTTGGTAATGTTTAAATCCAACTTGATAATTTGCCTTTCCAGAATGAAAAGATTTTATGGAAAGAAAACAATCTCCTGACCATTGGTATTGCTTTGCTTTATCATGAATAATAAAGTTACCTTTCATCTATATTTAGCTAAAATATATTATTAACTGTAGTTATTAATTCACTTGATAGACTGGTTTAATATGGGATTTTAAAGCCTCTTACAAAAATTCAATAATTAAGCTTATGTTAAGTAGAGCAATGCAATATTCTTGCTTATACTACTATTACCAAATTATATGTATGAAACAACCTACAAACTAATATCTTAAATATATAA containing:
- a CDS encoding helix-turn-helix domain-containing protein, whose product is MKGNFIIHDKAKQYQWSGDCFLSIKSFHSGKANYQVGFKHYQVYPEKFLVLNECSKYNLTIDNQIETESFCVFFSPEFVSKIVSSNFSNHEQLLDFPQLESGGMQFVERLYNHNSHITNQLLYGKNYLLQSESTLQKEQFFHQLLNALVLHNKEALRESDKLVLKKKSTRIEIYERLHLAKEFIDSNFADDLSLQQISIVALLSENHFLRCFSQVFGTSPFKYISHLRISEACKQLKETDKPINEIAMSVGYSSISNFSFYFKTIVGVSPSKYKMVIYSKPKTVYSISFDKKKK